The following are encoded in a window of Bacteroidia bacterium genomic DNA:
- a CDS encoding DUF4440 domain-containing protein, whose product MRAIILLLFVSFTMFSCQSTKTETVDVAKSKAEILQVEKDFQKMATEKGIREAFLFYAADNVAMSRFNLIYKGKKQVNLYFDYVKINDAQLTWSPDFVDVSSSGDLGYTYGKYTYTHKDSTGKVIESKGAFHTVWKKQADGNWKFVWD is encoded by the coding sequence ATGAGAGCTATTATTTTGTTACTTTTTGTAAGTTTTACAATGTTTTCATGTCAGTCAACAAAAACTGAAACTGTAGATGTTGCAAAATCTAAAGCTGAAATTCTACAGGTTGAGAAGGATTTTCAAAAAATGGCAACGGAAAAGGGAATAAGAGAAGCCTTTCTTTTTTATGCCGCTGATAATGTTGCCATGAGCAGGTTCAATTTGATTTACAAGGGGAAAAAACAGGTGAATTTGTATTTTGATTATGTTAAAATAAATGATGCGCAATTAACATGGTCTCCTGATTTTGTTGATGTTTCTTCATCTGGTGATTTGGGTTATACATATGGAAAATATACATATACACATAAAGATTCTACCGGTAAGGTAATTGAAAGTAAGGGTGCTTTTCATACCGTTTGGAAAAAACAGGCTGATGGTAACTGGAAATTTGTTTGGGATTAG
- a CDS encoding TolC family protein, giving the protein MYIIKPLAILLIIIIYTNTSAQEKWSLEKCINYAIENNIQIKIQELSSKNANASYLKSKMSFLPNLNGSAGQNYSLGRSIDPLTNQFAENNVSSNNFSLSSSITLFNGFQNINTLKQSSLNFQAGLEDLQKAKNDISLNIASAFLQILFSDELVYVAQNQVELSKEQAERNKKLYEAGSIAQGNYLEMQSQLASDEMQLVSAENQLSMSYLTLNQLLELGFTDSFNIEKPLIPEPETSFSFTTPEEIFQEAIQKLPQIKSAELRMKSAEKGLAIARGYRSPRLTLSGVYSTGYSSQRQSVTGMSLGTPVVTGFALDGSGNQFDVYSPTYTYNYVTPSFNDQLKDNVSKSISFGLSIPIFNNWQTNYSVSSAKINALNSKYSYDLAEKQLQKEIQQAYADATASIKKYLAAKKSVTASQESFRYIQQKFDVGMINTVDFNLAKNNLAKARSELIKAKYEYVFRIKILDFYRGIPIKL; this is encoded by the coding sequence ATGTATATTATCAAGCCATTAGCTATTTTATTGATAATTATTATTTACACTAATACAAGTGCTCAGGAAAAATGGTCTTTAGAAAAGTGTATTAATTATGCAATTGAAAATAATATTCAGATTAAAATTCAGGAACTTTCTTCAAAAAATGCTAATGCTTCTTACCTGAAAAGTAAAATGTCTTTTCTTCCAAATCTTAATGGTTCTGCCGGTCAGAATTATTCACTTGGTCGTTCAATTGACCCTCTTACAAATCAATTTGCTGAAAATAATGTTAGTTCAAATAATTTTTCGTTATCAAGTTCGATTACACTTTTTAATGGTTTTCAGAATATTAACACTTTAAAACAAAGCTCACTTAACTTTCAGGCTGGATTAGAAGATTTACAAAAAGCAAAGAATGATATTTCACTAAATATTGCTTCTGCATTCTTGCAAATATTATTTAGTGACGAACTTGTTTACGTTGCCCAGAATCAGGTTGAACTCTCAAAAGAACAAGCAGAAAGAAATAAAAAATTATATGAAGCAGGAAGTATTGCTCAGGGAAATTATCTTGAAATGCAATCACAACTAGCCTCAGATGAAATGCAACTTGTAAGTGCAGAAAATCAGCTTTCAATGTCTTACCTTACATTAAATCAGTTGCTGGAACTTGGATTTACAGATAGTTTTAATATTGAAAAACCATTAATCCCTGAGCCTGAAACTAGTTTTTCATTTACAACACCTGAAGAAATCTTTCAGGAAGCAATTCAAAAACTTCCTCAGATAAAAAGTGCAGAGTTAAGAATGAAAAGTGCAGAAAAAGGACTTGCAATAGCAAGAGGTTACAGAAGTCCCAGATTAACTTTAAGTGGAGTTTACTCAACAGGCTATTCATCACAAAGACAATCTGTAACAGGAATGAGTTTAGGCACGCCTGTTGTTACAGGATTTGCATTAGATGGTTCTGGGAATCAGTTTGATGTTTATTCACCTACCTATACTTACAATTACGTTACACCATCTTTTAACGATCAGTTAAAAGATAATGTCAGCAAAAGTATTTCATTTGGTTTAAGTATTCCTATATTTAACAATTGGCAAACAAACTATTCTGTTAGCTCAGCTAAAATAAATGCGTTAAACTCCAAATACTCATACGACCTTGCCGAGAAACAATTACAAAAAGAAATTCAGCAGGCATATGCAGACGCAACTGCTTCAATAAAAAAATATTTAGCAGCAAAAAAATCTGTTACAGCTTCACAGGAATCATTTCGTTATATACAGCAAAAATTTGATGTTGGAATGATAAATACTGTTGATTTTAATCTTGCTAAAAACAATCTTGCTAAAGCGCGTTCAGAGCTTATTAAAGCAAAATACGAATATGTTTTCAGAATTAAAATTCTTGATTTTTATCGTGGCATTCCAATAAAACTTTAA
- a CDS encoding efflux RND transporter periplasmic adaptor subunit, with amino-acid sequence MINRKKTFRILLIAVIVLIVIAFVGKRLGWFGNSIEYEITTDKASKRSIVEIITANGKIQPETEVKISSDVSGEIVELNVKEGDEVKKGDLLLKIKPDTYISSLERMEASLNSAKANLANSKARLAQVEAQLTQTELTYNRNKKLFEQGAISQADYDNALAAYNMGKADVEAAKQTVVGADFNVKSGDASLKEANENLTKTSIYAPMSGTVSKLSVEYGERVVGTMQMTGTELLRIANLNIMEVKVNVNENDIVHVSMFDTSSIEIDAYPDQKFKGIVTSIANSSNTTGSTTGITTDQVTNFEVKIRILAESYLNLIPKDNPKFYPFRPGMSATVDIQTQIERNTLTVPIQSVTTRIDSSLNKTGFNKPKKENEEDVVKKADNDFKEYVFRFDSKSGTVEMVEIKTGIQDNNFIQILSGIKENDEVVSAPYSIISKKLKDKDRVKKVPAEMLFSGDK; translated from the coding sequence ATGATTAACCGGAAAAAAACTTTCCGAATACTACTTATAGCTGTAATTGTACTAATTGTTATAGCATTTGTAGGAAAAAGACTTGGCTGGTTTGGAAATAGTATTGAATACGAAATAACAACCGACAAAGCATCAAAGCGCAGTATTGTTGAAATAATAACTGCAAATGGTAAAATTCAACCAGAAACTGAGGTTAAGATAAGTTCTGATGTGTCGGGCGAAATTGTTGAGCTTAATGTTAAAGAAGGCGACGAAGTTAAAAAAGGTGATTTGCTATTAAAGATAAAACCTGACACTTACATTTCCAGTCTTGAAAGAATGGAAGCTTCGTTAAACTCTGCAAAAGCAAACTTAGCTAACAGCAAAGCACGTCTTGCTCAGGTTGAAGCACAACTTACTCAAACCGAATTAACATATAACAGAAATAAAAAACTTTTTGAACAGGGAGCTATTTCTCAGGCAGACTACGACAATGCACTTGCAGCTTATAACATGGGTAAAGCAGATGTTGAAGCAGCGAAACAAACAGTTGTTGGTGCCGATTTTAATGTAAAAAGTGGTGATGCATCATTAAAGGAAGCAAATGAAAATCTGACTAAAACAAGCATATATGCGCCAATGTCAGGAACTGTTTCAAAGTTGAGTGTGGAATATGGAGAAAGAGTTGTTGGAACAATGCAGATGACAGGAACTGAACTACTTCGTATTGCAAATTTAAACATTATGGAAGTTAAAGTAAATGTTAATGAAAATGATATTGTACACGTTAGTATGTTTGACACTTCATCAATTGAAATAGATGCATATCCCGATCAGAAATTTAAAGGTATTGTTACTTCTATAGCAAATTCGTCAAACACTACAGGTAGCACTACAGGAATAACAACAGATCAGGTTACAAATTTTGAAGTAAAAATCAGGATCTTAGCAGAATCATATTTAAATCTTATTCCAAAAGATAATCCTAAATTTTACCCATTTCGTCCTGGTATGTCAGCCACAGTTGACATACAGACTCAAATTGAAAGAAATACACTTACAGTACCTATTCAATCGGTTACAACAAGAATTGATTCCAGTTTAAATAAAACAGGTTTTAATAAACCCAAAAAAGAAAATGAAGAAGATGTTGTAAAGAAAGCTGACAATGACTTTAAAGAATATGTATTTCGTTTTGACAGTAAATCCGGAACAGTAGAGATGGTTGAAATAAAAACCGGAATTCAGGATAATAACTTCATACAAATTTTATCAGGTATTAAAGAAAATGATGAAGTAGTTTCTGCTCCTTACAGCATAATAAGCAAAAAGCTGAAAGATAAAGATCGCGTTAAAAAGGTTCCAGCTGAAATGCTTTTCTCAGGAGACAAATAA
- the tsaB gene encoding tRNA (adenosine(37)-N6)-threonylcarbamoyltransferase complex dimerization subunit type 1 TsaB yields MPNILAIETSTTNCSIALWSDNKIICSKENSEQNAHSRLLTVMINDLLAENNFEITSLNAIAVSIGPGSYTGLRIGVSVVKGLCYGLNLPTITVDTLKALTQQYLLLYPETKKFSKTLLCPLLDARRMEVYTALYTTTLEEIKPVSAMIIDEYSFQDELKEKNIIFFGSGVEKCKNIITSPNATFTGNIEPSAQAVALLANELYNKNQFADTAYFEPFYLKDFVAIKSTKKFF; encoded by the coding sequence ATGCCAAATATTTTAGCTATAGAAACTTCAACTACTAATTGTTCAATTGCATTGTGGTCGGACAATAAAATAATTTGCTCCAAAGAAAATAGCGAACAAAATGCACATTCACGCTTATTAACAGTAATGATAAATGATTTGCTTGCAGAAAATAATTTTGAAATTACATCATTAAATGCAATTGCTGTAAGCATAGGTCCTGGTTCTTATACCGGATTAAGAATTGGAGTTTCTGTAGTTAAGGGACTTTGCTATGGTTTAAATCTTCCGACTATTACTGTTGATACTTTAAAGGCTTTGACTCAACAGTATTTGCTTTTATATCCTGAAACAAAAAAATTTTCCAAAACACTTCTCTGCCCATTGTTAGATGCAAGAAGAATGGAAGTTTATACTGCACTATATACAACAACTCTTGAAGAGATTAAACCTGTTTCTGCAATGATTATTGACGAATACAGCTTTCAAGATGAATTGAAAGAAAAAAATATTATTTTCTTTGGCTCAGGAGTTGAAAAATGTAAAAATATTATTACTTCGCCAAATGCCACCTTTACAGGAAACATAGAACCTTCTGCACAAGCAGTTGCATTATTAGCTAATGAACTTTATAATAAAAATCAGTTTGCCGACACTGCATATTTTGAACCTTTTTATCTTAAAGATTTTGTTGCAATAAAATCGACCAAGAAATTTTTCTAG
- a CDS encoding DUF3108 domain-containing protein, protein MLKRVLFIIIFFVPAFLNAQVKNEEIPNTAYKSGEQLKYLVHFGFIDGGVASLAMEELEVSGKKIHHAKAIGKSVGVTDKLFKVRDVYETFIDANNGLPVKAIRDITEDTYKYYDEVLFNRKENFVITKRKGKVKVPENTVDILSAFYYARRAMFSDLKQGDILKIDTYFDDGIFTLEIRYKGTETIKTKMGKINCLKFCPVVEPGRIFDTENDVTIWISNDKNFLPVRIQFDLIVGSLKCDLIEYQNLKNNFAVSK, encoded by the coding sequence ATGTTAAAAAGAGTATTATTTATTATAATTTTTTTCGTTCCCGCTTTTCTCAATGCACAAGTAAAAAACGAAGAAATACCAAATACTGCCTATAAATCAGGTGAACAATTAAAATATCTTGTTCATTTTGGTTTTATTGATGGAGGTGTTGCCAGTCTTGCAATGGAAGAACTCGAAGTTAGCGGAAAAAAAATTCATCACGCTAAAGCAATCGGAAAATCTGTAGGTGTAACCGACAAGCTTTTTAAAGTTCGAGACGTATATGAAACTTTTATTGATGCAAATAATGGTCTACCTGTAAAAGCTATTAGAGATATCACAGAAGATACATATAAATATTACGACGAAGTTCTTTTTAATCGTAAAGAAAATTTTGTTATTACAAAAAGAAAGGGGAAAGTAAAAGTTCCCGAAAACACAGTAGATATTCTTTCTGCATTTTATTATGCACGTCGGGCTATGTTTAGCGATTTAAAACAAGGCGACATATTAAAAATTGACACTTATTTTGATGATGGTATTTTTACTTTAGAGATTCGCTATAAAGGAACAGAAACTATAAAAACAAAAATGGGAAAAATTAATTGTTTAAAATTTTGCCCTGTTGTTGAACCCGGAAGAATTTTTGATACTGAGAATGACGTTACAATATGGATTTCTAACGATAAAAATTTTCTACCCGTAAGAATTCAATTCGATTTAATTGTTGGTAGTTTAAAATGTGATTTAATTGAATACCAAAATCTGAAAAATAACTTTGCTGTTTCTAAGTAA